The following coding sequences lie in one Cryptococcus neoformans var. neoformans B-3501A chromosome 14, whole genome shotgun sequence genomic window:
- a CDS encoding hypothetical protein (Similar to gi|46109292|ref|XP_381704.1| conserved hypothetical protein [Gibberella zeae PH-1], FASTA scores: opt: 307, E(): 6.7e-13, (56.566% identity (72.727% similar) in 99 aa overlap (2-100:19-113)); HMMPfam hit to Sec61_beta, Sec61beta family, score: 64.8, E(): 2.3e-16) translates to MADTKRPSSPSTPGQSSSFAVARPHGANAVRRRAPAAARPSSTRSAGAGGSSNTMLKLYTDSGEAGLKVDPFVVIVLSISFIASIFFLHITAKIIRAFTN, encoded by the exons ATG GCCGACACCAAGCGcccctcatctccctccactCCGGGacaatcctcttcatttGCTGTTGCCAGGCCCCATGGTGCTAACGCTGTTCG ACGACGTGCTCCCGCAGCCGCTCGGCCCAGCTCAACGCGTTCAGCCGGTGCCGGTGGCTCTTCGAACACCATGCTCAAACTCTATACCGACTCTGGGGAGGCTGGTCTCAAAGT TGACCCATTTGTCGTCATTGtgctttccatctcttttatcgcctccatcttcttcctccacatcaCCGCCAAGATCATCAGGGCTTTTACCAACTAG
- a CDS encoding hypothetical protein (Match to EST gb|CF190200.1|CF190200), which translates to MDVDPYKPTPPSLTVLRIKRKATEPALSSLVIQDEARTKRRRDIAGKARGVFRLADTVPGNWVGQGEEGEVLKSRIQGLLSSQPSASPLSTVPQVTPLTTAPQEPPLLPVGLPSANFPVAPPAIEQTPIHMPSPPNLSEGAPSTSNNRRSSSTQVQMQYRVIPPMSPRTKAMLPPRILTAAETEGREGASPFVFVDAQAVETPGQKGTTQEDKDMAAFLPMLQEYLRLEQQDEKAREEEEKAKDDEWVYDLYYRDSSGSLPLGIGAGDGVTIGQLLGFESTSPPSSISGSEPEDEADEDSNDEDYYRNDYPEDEDADEDMVGFRGGGDSDWSEDEEDDYDYDERNEWRYR; encoded by the exons ATGGACGTAGACCCGTACAAACCCACTCCACCCAGCCTCACAGTCTTGAGGATTAAGCGCAAAGCGACAGAACCAGCTTTGTCTTCTCTGG TCATTCAAGATGAAGCACGCACGAAGAGACGACGGGACATAGCAGGCAAAGCAAGAGGAGTCTTCAGGCTGGCGGACACTGTGCCAGGTAACTGGGTGGGacaaggcgaagaaggggaggtTTTGAAG TCAAGAATTCAAGGTCTCCTGTCATCTCAACCGTCAGCTTCACCGCTGTCTACCGTTCCACAAGTGACACCCCTAACCACTGCTCCTCAAGAGCCCCCATTACTTCCCGTGGGACTGCCATCCGCCAATTTTCCTGTAGCTCCCCCAGCTATCGAACAAACTCCAATACATATGCCATCGCCGCCAAATTTATCAGAAGGCGCACCTTCGACTTCCAATAACAGACGGTCGTCCTCTACGCAGGTGCAGATGCAGTATCGAGTTATACCACCTATGAGCCCTCGGACAAAGGCGATGCTGCCTCCGCGGATATTAACTGCTGCCGA GACGGAAGGTAGGGAAGGGGCATCTCCTTTCGTCTTCGTAGACGCTCAAGCGGTAGAGACGCCGGGCCAGAAGGGGACAACTCAGGAAGATAAGGACATGGCTGCTTTTCTGCCAATGCTACAAGAATATCTTCGTT TGGAACAGCAAGATGAAAAGgcaagagaggaagaagaaaaggcaaaggatgatgaatggGTGTACGATTTATATTATAGGGATAGCTCTGGCTCATTACCATTGGGTATTGGTGCTGGTGATGGTGTAACCATTGGCCAACT CCTTGGTTTCGAATCTACTtcccctccatcttccatttctgGATCTGAgccagaggatgaagcagaCGAAGACTCGAACGATGAGGATTATTATCGAAATGATTAtccagaagatgaagatgctgaCGAGGATATGGTGGGCTTCAGAGGTGGTGGCGATAGCGACTGGAgcgaagacgaggaagacgatTATGATTATGATGAGAGAAACGAGTGGAGATATCGATAA
- a CDS encoding hypothetical protein (Match to EST gb|CF190079.1|CF190079; Similar to gi|46101432|gb|EAK86665.1| hypothetical protein UM05416.1 [Ustilago maydis 521], FASTA scores: opt: 1032, E(): 3.4e-55, (38.703% identity (62.868% similar) in 509 aa overlap (49-518:43-548)); HMMPfam hit to PseudoU_synth_1, tRNA pseudouridine synthase, score: 92.1, E(): 1.4e-24), which produces MIPRITAFLSNILRQPALKRIMEHTEPMKRPRSPSPQQAMVPEAKRPHIEPAPVPAAVQVDAEEAMFNVEEETQGGKGRRGKRGNEGQARKEKKEKRDAKDPRAQRAWEPSEKTNGEKRLPKRRCAVLIGYCGTGYQGMQIQDHTDRTIEGEVFAALVKAGAVSADNAIDARKVDIARAARTDAGVHAAGNVISIKMITEPPLPEGFKDVAEYVNTFLPDQIRMWGWVRTVKSFNARTAADSRIYEYLLPSYCLIPPHKDDSLAKHLDLSSPDWREIVGEGPCSFADARLPMPTSDEGEVDPKVRGEYERKRKWRVDEKTLGRFRDIIAQYKGTHNFYNYTVGKPFNDRAVKRFMIKLEVKEPKVYGEIEWISVQIHGQSFMLHQIRKMISMAMLACRTGSPPSLLPETFGPKKIHIPKAPPLGLLLEAPQFGVYNDRITQKLNGITEDRDPVNFGLYADEIYAFKVKWIYEMLRKEELEKNVFHKWIQMMDNIKNDSLGYLNTKGIIPAEATALVLEQESKRKEGQKTQKEGVETGVEEIESDDEEVDQEALKRGELEG; this is translated from the exons ATGATCCCACGCATAACAGCATTTCTTAGCAATATACTCAGGCAGCCAGCTTTAAAACGCATAATGGAACACACAGAACCCATGAAGAGGCCCAGATCGCCATCTCCGCAGCAGGCAATGGTACCAGAGGCCAAAAGACCCCATATCGAACCGGCACCGGTACCTGCTGCAGTCCAAGTTGATGCCGAAGAAGCAATGTTCaatgtcgaagaagaaactcaAGGTGGCAAAGGacggagagggaagagaggaaatGAAGGCCAGGCTCgtaaagagaagaaagagaaacgAGATGCCAAGGACCCGAGGGCTCAACGAGCTTGGGAACCCAGCGAGAAGACCAATGGCGAAAAACGGTTGCCCAAGAGGAGGTGTGCTGTGTTGATTGG CTACTGCGGTACTGGATACCAGGGTATGCAAAT ACAAGACCACACTGACCGAACTATTGAGGGCGAAGTCTTTGCTGCTCTTGTCAAAGCTGGCGCTGTCTCTGCCGACAATGCTATCGATGCGCGCAAGGTCGACATTGCTCGAGCTGCTCGAACGGATGCTGGCGTTCACGCCGCCGGTAATGTTATCTCCATCAAAATGATCACAGAACCGCCTCTTCCCGAAGGCTTCAAAGATGTCGCCGAGTATGTCAACACTTTCTTACCAGACCAAATTAGGATGTGGGGCTGGGTCAGAACCGTCAAGTCCTTCAACGCCCGAAC GGCGGCCGACTCTCGTATATACGAGTACCTCCTTCCGTCATACTGCCTCATACCTCCCCACAAAGATGACTCTCTTGCCAAGCATCTCGACTTATCCTCTCCCGACTGGCGAGAAATCGTCGGTGAGGGTCCTTGCTCCTTTGCCGACGCTAGACTCCCTATGCCCACTTCTGACGAAGGCGAAGTCGACCCCAAGGTTCGAGGAGAGTacgagagaaaaagaaagtggagagTGGATGAAAAGACTTTGGGCCGGTTCAGAGACATCATTGCCCAGTACAAGGGTACTCA CAACTTCTACAACTACACTGTTGGCAAGCCTTTTAATGACCGAGCAGTCAAGAGGTTTATGATCAAGCTTGAGGTGAAGGAACCCAAGGTGTATGGAGAGATTGAATGGATTTCCGTTCAAATCCACGGACAAAGTTTCATGCTTCATCAAATC CGAAAAATGATCTCCATGGCGATGCTCGCCTGCCGAACTGgttctcctccctctctcctccccgaGACATTTGGTCCCAAGAAAATTCACATTCCCAAAGCCCCCCCTCTCGGTCTCTTGCTCGAGGCTCCTCAGTTTGGCGTTTACAACGACAGGATCACCCAGAAGTTGAATGGCATCACCGAAGACAGGGATCCGGTAAACTTTGGTCTGTATGCGGATGAGATCTATGCTTTCAAGGTGAAGTGGATCTATGAAATgctgaggaaggaggagttAGAGAAGAACGT TTTCCACAAGTGGATCCAAATGATGGACAACATCAAGAACGATTCTCTCGGTTACCTCAA CACTAAGGGCATTATCCCGGCAGAAGCCACTGCCTTGGTACTTGAGCAGGAGAGCAAGCGAAAGGAGGGTCAAAAGACTCAGAAGGAAGGTGTTGAAACCGGAgtcgaggagattgagagtgatgacgaggaggttgaCCAAGAGGCCTTGAAGAGGGGTGAATTGGAAGGGTAG
- a CDS encoding hypothetical protein (Similar to gi|46097236|gb|EAK82469.1| hypothetical protein UM01771.1 [Ustilago maydis 521], FASTA scores: opt: 290, E(): 2e-12, (35.256% identity (66.667% similar) in 156 aa overlap (4-154:6-153))), whose protein sequence is MGPVTPAMKRFLSAKRYAVIGKVLSDRSRWDNKVLRWYQTHKYPVTPVRPDNPSSEAIEGLDVLTDPLAIPSLPSTSVSIIIHPSKSLGILQKLFSNPSKAPYSVWFQPGADDESIWKWVKEKGLEDKVIGHGACMLRDGNGVLAAIQEDKGKL, encoded by the exons atgggtCCAGTAACTCCTGCAATGAAACGCTTTCTCTCTGCAAAGCGGTACGCTGTCATCGGCAAGGTGCTTAGTGATCGTTCAAGATGGGATAACAAG GTTCTTAGATG GTATCAAACCCATAAATACCCCGTTACCCCAGTTCGACCTGACAATCCATCTTCCGAAGCCATCGAAGGGCTAGACGTCCTTACTGACCCG CTTgccatcccttccctcccgTCCACATCTgtctccatcatcatccacccCTCAAAGTCACTCGGTATCCTTCAGAAACTCTTCTCTAATCCATCAAAGGCACCCTACAGTGTATGGTTCCAACCGGGggctgatgatgagagtATCTGGAAGTGGGTAAAAGAGAAAGGTCTGGAGGATAAGGTGATTGGTCATGGGGCATGTATGTTgagagatgggaatggAGTGTTGGCTGCCATTCAAGAGGATAAGGGCAAACTGTAA
- a CDS encoding hypothetical protein (Match to EST gb|CF190241.1|CF190241), protein MSVPSTFLPHLPRSQYTLHPLNPTELLSYIADLRELYLPPIHGGFHAADVLEDEADSSSEEGNKNDRRVKKEIREIKRKRRFSAGLVETMEGMGLGLDVALPAKTETIVEDKINEEMEDTEDTEEEYEELETPHLEPFEREWAERWLSGVVRRAQGWLEENEGDEKTEGTKDIEAILRDATAVLAMMAGTSAAGSLTRHLIFPIADYLGPALSKVRSRVTPNPMHSPSTSTFLASFSTSPTSPLTLRTRLPPSPTTSTSANRGARPQKANRSLLPILLHDAPMSDHLSVGVQTWGSAILLGRQIALHPSDYGLFPPSGVNRGVRVLELGAGTGLLSILCRKLLDLNAIASDTHSGLVVATDFLPSVLDNLKICVDLNFPPALTSNGIESITDIARNEGIHIAKLDWTTFPAFMAKGGQGDEEQMGVFARDGTFDLVLASDCVYDETHAKLLREVAAWVLRLPEGENDQGGTFHILSPLRPTFAPELESIDQHFPPLSTYTPLSERSAAAALSPDPSAVAPELRGEGLGISKGLKLGTRGEGKRGVKGRKGEGRIDEAQGYWWWEVGWG, encoded by the exons ATGAGCGTCCCTTCAACTTTTCTACCTCATTTGCCGAGGTCACAATACACTCTTCACCCACTCAACCCCACCGAACTACTCTCTTACATCGCTGATCTCCGAGAGCTATACCTACCTCCGATTCATGGTGGATTCCATGCCGCTGATGTACTCGAAGATGAGGCCGATTCCTCCAGTGAAGAGGGCAATAAGAATGACAGacgggtgaagaaggaaattaGAGAGATCAAGAGGAAGCGAAGATTCAGCGCTGGTTTAGTCGAGACTATGGAGGGCATGGGTCTCGGTCTCGATGTAGCATTACCGGCAAAGACCGAGACTATCGTCGAAGACAAGATCAatgaagaaatggaggaCACCGAAGAcaccgaagaagagtatgAGGAGCTCGAGACGCCGCATTTGGAGCCTTTCGAGAGAGAATGGGCGGAGAGGTGGCTCAGTGGAGTCGTGAGGAGGGCTCAAGGCTGgctggaagagaatgagggTGATGAGAAAACGGAAGGAACCAAGGACATTGAAGCTATCTTGAGAGATGCCACGGCGGTTCTTGCAATGATGGCTGGTACAAGTG CTGCGGGATCTCTTACTCgtcatctcatcttccccataGCGGACTACCTCGGCCCAGCGCTCTCTAAAGTCCGTTCAAGGGTTACCCCAAACCCGATGCACTCTCCCAGCACCTCTACTTTTCTCGCTTCGttctccacctctcccacctccCCCCTCACTCTTCGCACGCGACTTCCCCCTTCGCCCACGACATCTACTAGTGCGAACAGAGGCGCGAGACCGCAAAAGGCCAATCGTTCGCTTTTACCCATCTTGCTTCACGATGCACCTATGAGCGATCATCTCAGTGTAGGTGTCCAAACATGGGGTAGCGCCATCCTGCTAGGTCGACAAATCGCTCTTCACCCGTCAGACTATGGGcttttccctccttccgGAGTCAACAGAGGTGTACGAGTCCTAGAACTTGGAGCCGGGACaggtcttctttccattctttgCCGAAAGCTTCTCGACCTCAATGCCATCGCATCGGACACCCATTCCGGTTTGGTGGTAGCCACAGATTTCTTGCCCTCTGTATTGGACAATCTCAAAATATGTGTCGACCTCAATTTTCCTCCTGCACTTACTTCGAATGGAATTGAGTCTATAACCGATATTGCTCGTAATGAAGGTATACATATTGCCAAGCTAGATTGGACGACTTTCCCCGCTTTCATGGCCAAGGGAGGACAAGGCGACGAAGAACAGATGGGGGTATTTGCTAGGGACGGAACATTTGATTTGGTGTTAGCCAGTGATTGTGTGTATGATGAGACACATGCGAAGTTGTTGAGGGAGGTCGCGGCGTGGGTGTTGAGGTTGCCTGAAGGTGAAAACGACCAGGGTGGTACCTTC CACATCCTATCCCCCCTCCGCCCGACATTCGCTCCCGAGCTTGAATCCATCGATCAAcacttccctcctctctccaCTTACACTCCACTATCCGAACGCTCCGCCGCCGCGGCGCTCTCACCAGATCCATCAGCTGTTGCACCGGAGCTCCGCGGAGAGGGTCTTGGTATATCAAAAGGTCTAAAGCTCGGCACAAGAGGCGAGGGTAAACGAGGAGTCAAGGGTAGGAagggtgaaggaagaatcGACGAGGCCCAAGGGTACTGGTGGTGGGAGGTCGGATGGGGATAG
- a CDS encoding hypothetical protein (HMMPfam hit to CAP_GLY, CAP-Gly domain, score: 98.6, E(): 1.5e-26), translating to MSRLPQLSTPGRPSPTTGIPTPTARRPRSSLGPGQSGTAVSDDLMDRAFQEALRNRPPSSLRSNGSPNELSESTTSTSHLAAPPTAYGLAAPRTPGIRPRTPSALGLGAPVTPSAASRSVSRAGLGVRSSLSTSTTTPFTPRRTSLASSTISSTPFARRSESRASEREPTSAKWVPTVGERVRISSMGYEGVLRFYGTTEFKEGIWAGVELEGGFKGKGKNDGTVEGVQYFSCPPKCGIFVTAVKLSPPTTGTSRPASVASSHRSTASYSLSGRATPSVSGRATPSISGRATPSRPPSVTPGRVTRTVSTAHRTRPSISGADDETLPARTALGNSTNANNGIDSRITAGSRASRYIGMTAKQLDNARAVTTAPASKLAASTSTVNGQTPRVSRVSMGMGGTPARSRQSMGGLVTPRVRPRASGIGDMPPPPSPGNINRVLTARQIEALEEEIRELKRRNGELEEDLKRMPELRDEDVTEMETLRQETERSKQELEFLKTQLETSDTNATDAVRILEELQAEHTAQQEELEAKLREIGDLKKELKLANERAEEELAAGAEARKDEVQKMLERAQTAEAEVNSMQVLVDDLTDAGRQMISLNETKQFELEERIRELEDKNRSLDEKLQKAREEQEKALLPPSPSSRQREAATAAEIDNETLNAQVKHLQNKLNLLEEELEEARAQAETDAETWKGKLNRAKDGEKAAKEEIVALKLEIKELKEQANGARGKIGELEGALKENQAALEGARAEIESLRTEAAEAASLRTTLQAANANEKALSVAQEEIKKLKTELAAATNAEAKVVSDAKDQINDLEAKIASLEAEITTLKQTAESNIENNLPTSRPKLSNSSTSSEDAEKKLIGFQHIVQELSTENADLKEQCESLREEISLMKEEVKLLEEAAADIPGVQGNQKELLAAKATIKDLNREVAELEALVESKIYREDELETRAAELEREIERYRSSSKRSKGEPPYSAAVTTFSHASDGQSSSIAIGGSRGTGEGTERCELCEGPHDLDACPVFAGNVSTEGTKKGGRWCADCESNEHDTSECPMAEDVF from the exons ATGTCGCGCTTACCTCAACTCTCAACTCCTGGACGTCCTTCACCAACAACAGGTATCCCAACGCCTACTGCTCGTCGTCCGCGATCATCTCTCGGTCCAGGCCAATCCGGCACAGCTGTTTCAGATGATCTCATGGATAGAGCCTTCCAAGAAGCTTTGAGGAATCGACCACCAAGCAGTCTCCGGAGCAATGGCTCTCCCAATGAACTTTCAGAAAGCACAACATCAACATCACATCTCGCTGCACCCCCTACGGCATATGGTCTTGCTGCACCTCGAACTCCAGGGATCCGCCCTCGTACTCCTTCGGCCCTTGGGTTAGGTGCGCCCGTTACACCTTCTGCAGCAAGCAGGAGTGTATCTCGAGCCGGACTTGGTGTCCGTTCATCCCTGTCGACTTCCACAACAACTCCCTTTACCCCCCGCCGGACGTCACTTGCTTCTTCGACCATATCTTCTACTCCATTCGCTCGCCGGTCAGAGTCAAGAGCGTCGGAGAGAGAACCAACTTCTGCAAAGTGGGTACCTACAGTTGGAGAAAGAGTGAGAATCAGTAGTATGGGATATGAGGGTGTTCTACGGTTTTACGGCACGACCGAATTCAAGGAGGGTATATGGGCTGGCGTAGAGCTTGAGGGAGGTTTtaagggaaaagggaagaatgaCGGTACTGTTGAAGG AGTTCAATACTTTTCTTGCCCACCCAAATGCGGTATTTTTGTTACCGCCGTCAAGTTATCACCACCCACTACCGGTACTTCTAGACCCGCTTCAGTTGCCTCATCTCACCGTTCAACAGCCTCATATTCTCTGTCTGGACGCGCCACCCCTTCCGTCTCTGGACGTGCTactccatccatctctggTCGAGCGACCCCTTCTCGTCCACCGTCAGTCACCCCCGGTCGCGTAACACGCACAGTCTCTACAGCTCATCGTACACGTCCAAGCATATCCGGCGCTGACGATGAAACGCTTCCAGCTCGTACCGCCCTTGGTAACAGCACAAACGCGAATAACGGCATCGACTCGCGGATCACTGCTGGCTCGCGCGCCAGCAGATACATCGGTATGACTGCCAAACAACTTGACAATGCCCGTGCTGTAACCACAGCGCCAGCATCAAAGCTCGCTGCTAGCACTTCTACTGTCAATGGCCAAACACCCAGGGTTTCCCGTGTATCTATGGGAATGGGTGGTACACCTGCCCGATCTCGGCAAAGTATGGGTGGGCTTGTTACTCCTCGTGTACGACCTCGAGCAAGTGGAATAGGAGACATGCCTCCGCCGCCTAGTCCAGGTAATATCAATCGCGTCCTGACTGCGAGACAAATAGAAGCGctcgaagaggagattcGTGAACTGAAGAGGCGGAATGGGGAACTGGAGGAGGACTTAAAAAGGATGCCCGAGCTACGGGATGAAGACGTTACTGAGATGGAGACGTTGAGACAAGAGACGGAGCGATCAAAACAGGAGTTGGAATTTTTGAAGACCCAGCTCGAGACGTCTGATACCAACGCCACCGATGCGGTCAGGATTCTTGAAGAACTGCAAGCGGAACATACCGCTCAACAAGAGGAACTTGAAGCGAAGCTTAGAGAGATTGGGGACCTCAAAAAAGAGTTGAAACTTGCAAATGAGAgggcagaggaggaactggCTGCGGGCGCCGAAGCTAGAAAGGATGAAGTTCAAAAGATGCTAGAAAGGGCCCAAACAGCAGAAGCCGAAGTGAACTCGATGCAGGTGCTCGTGGACGACCTCACGGACGCCGGGCGACAGATGATATCACTCAATGAGACCAAGCAGTTTGAGCTCGAAGAGCGAATTcgagagcttgaggatAAGAATCGATCCCTCGATGAGAAACTTCAAAAAGCTCgtgaagagcaagaaaagGCCCTCTtgcctccttccccttctaGTCGTCAACGTGAGGCAGCCACAGCGGCTGAAATCGACAATGAAACACTCAATGCGCAAGTCAAGCATCTTCAGAACAAACTGAATcttttggaagaagaacttgaagaagcaaggGCGCAGGCAGAGACTGACGCGGAGACTTGGAAGGGTAAGTTGAACCGAGCCAAGGACGGAGAAAAGGCTGCCAAAGAGGAAATCGTTGCATTGAAACTCGAGATCAAGGAATTGAAGGAACAGGCGAATGGAGCTCGAGGGAAGATTGGAGAACTGGAAGGTGCTCTCAAGGAAAATCAAGCCGCCCTCGAAGGTGCCAGGGCAGAGATTGAGAGTCTTCGGACTGAGGCAGCT GAAGCAGCAAGCTTGCGAACGACATTACAGGCCGCAAATGCCAACGAAAAGGCATTGTCCGTCGCTCAAGAAGAAATCAAGAAACTCAAAACAGAGCTTGCTGCTGCGACCAATGCCGAGGCCAAGGTCGTCTCCGATGCCAAGGACCAAATCAACGATTTGGAGGCCAAGATTGCTTCTCTCGAGGCCGAAATTACCACT CTCAAGCAAACTGCCGAAAGCAACATCGAAAACAATCTCCCTACTTCTCGGCCAAAACTTTCCAATTCATCGACTTCTTCGGAAGACGCCGAGAAAAAGCTTATTGGGTTCCAGCATATCGTCCAAGAGTTGTCTACTGAGAATGCTGATCTCAAGGAACAGTGCGAGAGCttgagggaagagatttcattgatgaaagaggaggttaaattgttggaggaggctgCGGCGGATATTCCTGGTGTCCAAGGTAATCAGAAAGAGTTACTGGCGGCCAAGGCGACCATCAAAGAT CTTAACCGGGAAGTCGCTGAACTCGAAGCGCTCGTCGAGTCCAAGATCTACCGCGAAGACGAGCTCGAAACCCGTGCCGCCGAACTTGAACGAGAGATTGAGCGGTACagatcatcttccaagAGGTCCAAGGGCGAGCCTCCTTATTCTGCTGCGGTCACTACATTTTCACATGCTTCCGATGGTCAATCATCAAGTATCGCGATCGGAGGATCAAGAGGTACCGGAGAAGGTACGGAGAGATGTGAACTTTGTGAGGGACCTCATGATTTGGATGCTTGCCCTGTGTTTGCCGGGAACGTCTCGACGGAGGGAACTAAGAAGGGTGGCAGGTGGTGCGCCGATTGCGAA AGCAACGAGCATGACACATCAGAATGCCCTATGGCAGAAGACGTATTTTAA
- a CDS encoding hypothetical protein (Similar to gi|19114114|ref|NP_593202.1| protein with Moeb/ThiF domain and weak similarity to wheat ubiquitin-activating enzyme [Schizosaccharomyces pombe], FASTA scores: opt: 1193, E(): 3.9e-71, (44.843% identity (73.767% similar) in 446 aa overlap (18-458:35-471)); HMMPfam hit to ThiF, ThiF family, score: 141.4, E(): 1.9e-39), which produces MTISLPDISHRQSLILTALAAALGTTSIILSFQALRREARTERLKRQVGQDVEEWERSHEGSGMSSPDEKIERIVRKEKNWEKEFDEGLIREQLTRNYNFLGEESMGLVRKSYVVVVGCGGVGSWCALMLLRSGVGRILLIDFDLATLSSLNRHACATLEDVGTPKVIAMQKYLKKIAPWARIEVEIGLWRKGEGEKWLEGADWVVDAIDNIDTKADLLAHCHEQGIKVFSSMGSGAKKDPTRVQIADISSTYEDPLARSVRRRLRMAGISSGIPVVYSTETPSEVKLLPLDEEEFKRGAVKELQAFDDFRVRIMPVLGPLPAIFGLNIATYILLDLAGKPLTDYMEIKNRKRVYQSLERGLSDRETKVKGEKLQGKLPISLEDIGFVFEELYHGRSSLPPFEVLQKANVIRWQKNQDLSADNLVVMGNKDAEKHTKECLIGDRDVREVWGDEVVEFIKRKSDEARKTIAWRRA; this is translated from the exons ATGACCATCTCACTGCCGGACATATCCCACCGCCAGTCTCTTATCCTCACAGCCCTCGCCGCTGCCCTCGGCACAACATCTATCATCTTATCTTTCCAGGCACTTCGTCGTGAGGCCCGGACTGAGCGGCTTAAACGCCAAGTCGGACAGGACGTCgaagaatgggagaggAGTCATGAGGGCAGTGGAATGAGTAGCCCcgatgagaagattgagaggatcgtgagaaaagagaagaactgggagaaggagtttgATGAGGGATTGATCAGGGAACAGCTTACCAGGAACTACAACTTCTTGGGAGAAGAGTCCATGGGGTTAGTTAGGAAATCATATGTCGTGGTTGTTGGATGTGGTGGAGTTGGAAGTTGGTGTGCTTTAATGCTGTTAAGAAG TGGTGTTGGCCGTATTCTCCTTATCGAT TTTGATCTCGCaaccctttcttctctcaatAGACATGCTTGTGCCACCCTCGAGGATGTAGGCACCCCGAAAGTTATTGCCATGCAAAAATATCTTAAAAAGATTGCTCCCTGGGCTCG GATTGAGGTAGAAATTGGATTGTGGCGGAAAGGCGAAGGGGAAAAATGGCTTGAGGGTGCCGACTGGGTCGTGGATGCAATCGACAACATCGACACCAAGGCTGACCTTCTCGCACACTGCCACGAGCAAGGAATCAAGGTATTTTCCAGTATGGGTTCGGGTGCTAAAAAGGACCCTACAAGAGTACAGATCGC GGACATCTCGTCGACGTACGAAGATCCTCTTGCTAGGAGCGTGAGGCGAAGGCTGAGAATGGCTGGCATCTCCTCCGGTATCCC TGTGGTCTATTCCACTGAGACCCCCTCCGAAgtcaagcttcttccattggatgaagaggaattCAAGCGAGGCGCGGTCAAGGAACTGCAAGCATTTGACGATTTCCGAGTGCGAATTATGCCTGTGCTTGGTCCCTTGCCAGCCATCTTTGGTTTGAACATTGCCACCTATATCCTTCTTGACCTCGCTGGCAAGCCCTTGACAGATTACATGGAGATCAAAAACCGAAAGAGGGTATACCAATCCCTCGAAAGGGGTCTGTCCGATCGAGAAACAAAGGTCAAGGGCGAAAAATTGCAGGGCAAGTTGCCAATTTCTCTTGAAGATATTGGATTTGTCTTTGAGGAGCTTTACCACGGTCGATCAAGTTTGCCGCCTTTCGAAGTGCTTCAGAAGGCAAATGTCATCAGATGGCAAAAGAACCAAGATTTATCCGCTGACAACCTTGTGGTGATGGGGAACAAGGACGCAGAGAAGCATACCAAAGAGTGCTTGATTGGGGACAGGGATGTGCGCGAAGTCTGGGGTGATGAGGTCGTAGAATTTATCAAGCGAAAATCCGATGAAGCGCGGAAGACTATTGCCTGGAGAAGAGCTTAG